A region of Leishmania infantum JPCM5 genome chromosome 31 DNA encodes the following proteins:
- a CDS encoding metallo-peptidase, Clan MA(E), Family M41, with protein MQSLAAVTPSYFSAALQSRYTRVPATGTQPAQTPSTPTSLSDVMATIRFLSYADRLHRHLGTPRHVEDVSASVKSSQKLSALFETLRQRPIGSASSTAFHTKGVLLSKDGGHRGGENGKGEEEGAADEGEDKPEDWIVPRTCLFVLIMIAITVVLYQLARPSGTHTGWASLNKHAGEIKEAVLYENYLQVYMDDAKVYLGLVNDHDTQRHMDELADNYRAARKQTLKAQQQQSGETAPADGGKHEHGSKLPMAADTPAELELTMKGRPFAETALIGVGAFAWVVPFIFFPVFVMFLSQYIGKSMSYAVEATKGKTKAKEMIFRVETASNTRFRDIAGMKEPKKEITEIVDFLRHPERYTKLGAKIPTGAILLGPPGTGKTLLAKAVAGESGVGFIPAIGSDFVELYVGMGALRVRQLFKEARKQRCIIYIDEIDAIGLKRQGAGHGEKQEQEQTLNELLTQLDGFSTGRRGDVMVLASSNVAQEALDPALIRPGRFDRIIHVDTPVISERIDIFKVHLSKLKLTSDDTRGDSAAATTATAGAADGAAGGADAPTAPPLAAPVSTETSLVLSQVKTEERETAEERQRKDDASAAVSADAKGISSDNPSSNSSAYEFDIRSLLMQKSERERALIDAYAQRMSNLCPGFVGADIANVCNEGAILAAREGADHVSISHLERSIDRVLAGIEHRSRALSDFEKNVVAHHEAGHAVAGWFLHRADPLMKVSIVPRGGSALGYAQYLPNENFTRTAKEIRDSISVTLGGRAAEQIFFNHLSTGASDDLRKVAKMAYQYVSSFAPGSVYPPPGSNSTRLVKPFGVDKANDFDRRAKTLVDEVYADTLALLTKHKDDMKKLADHLLKHELLTYADVVHYLGERTTRQTDRKKGV; from the coding sequence ATGCAGTCACTGGCAGCCGTGACACCGAGCTACTTCTCGGCCGCGCTTCAGTCCCGCtacacgcgtgtgcctgccACCGGAACACAACCAGCGCAGACCCCTAGCACACCAACTTCACTCTCAGACGTAATGGCGACCATCCGCTTCCTCTCCTATGCGGAccggctgcaccgccatcTCGGTACGCCTCGCCACGTCGAAGACGTCTCTGCGAGCGTGAAGAGCAGCCAGAAGCTCAGTGCTCTCTTCGAAACGCTTCGTCAGCGACCCATCGGCAGCGCCTCAAGCACGGCTTTTCATACGAAGGGCGTGCTGTTGAGCAAGGATGGCGGCCACCGTGGCGGAGAAAACGGCaaaggcgaggaggaaggggcggcGGATGAGGGGGAGGATAAGCCGGAGGACTGGATTGTGCCACGCACATGCCTCTTTGTCCTCATCATGATTGCCATTACGGTGGTGTTGTACCAGCTGGCGCGGCCGAGCGGCACCCATACGGGATGGGCCTCGTTGAACAAGCACGCTGGTGAGATCAAGGAGGCAGTGCTGTATGAGAACTACCTGCAGGTGTACATGGACGACGCCAAGGTGTACTTGGGGCTTGTGAACGATCACGACACGCAGCGCCACATGGACGAGCTGGCGGACAACTACCGCGCCGCCCGGAAGCAGACCTtgaaggcgcagcagcagcagagcgggGAAACGGCCCCCGCAGACGGTGGGAAGCACGAGCATGGCAGCAAGCTGCCCATGGCCGCCGACACGCCCGCGGAGCTGGAGTTGACCATGAAGGGGCGCCCTTTTGCCGAGACGGCACTAATCGGCGTCGGGGCCTTTGCCTGGGTTGTGCCCTTTATCTTCTTTCCCGTGTTTGTCATGTTCCTTTCTCAGTACATTGGCAAGTCGATGAGCTAcgcggtggaggcgacgaAGGGGAAGACGAAAGCGAAGGAGATGATCTTCCGCGTCGAGACGGCGTCGAACACGCGCTTCCGCGACATCGCAGGGATGAAGGAGCCAAAGAAGGAGATCACCGAGATTGTGGACTTCCTGCGCCACCCGGAGCGGTACACGAAGCTCGGTGCCAAGATTCCGACCGGTGCCATCCTGCTCGGCCCCCCCGGTACTGGCAAGACGCTGCTCGCGAAAGCTGTGGCCGGGGAGAGCGGGGTCGGCTTCATCCCGGCGATCGGCTCTGACTTCGTCGAGCTCTACGTGGGCATGGGTGCActgcgggtgcggcagctgTTCAAGGAGGCGcgcaagcagcgctgcatTATCTACATTGACGAAATAGATGCAATAGGCCTGAAGCGGCAAGGGGCCGGCCACGGCGAAAAGCAAGAGCAGGAGCAGACCCTAAACGAGCTACTCACTCAACTGGACGGCTTCAGCACCGGGCGACGCGGTGATGTAATGGTACTCGCCTCGAGCAAcgtggcgcaggaggcgctggacccGGCCCTCATCCGCCCCGGCCGGTTTGACCGCATCATCCACGTCGACACACCAGTCATCTCCGAACGCATCGACATCTTCAAGGTCCACCTCAGCAAACTGAAGCTCACCTCAGACGACACGCGCGGTGactctgctgcggcgacgacagcaacggcaggAGCAGCGGATGGGGCCGCAGGAGGTGCTGATGCTccaacggcgccgccattAGCGGCGCCAGTTTCCACGGAGACCAGTCTCGTTCTGTCGCAGGTGAagacggaggagcgcgaAACCGCGGAAGAGCGTCAGCGAAAGGATGACGCGAGCGCAGCAGTGTCGGCGGACGCCAAGGGAATCTCATCAGACAAccccagcagcaacagcagcgcttACGAGTTCGACATCCGCTCCCTTCTCATGCAGAAGTCTGAGAGGGAGCGGGCGTTGATTGACGCGTACGCGCAGCGCATGAGCAACCTCTGCCCCGGCTTCGTTGGTGCCGACATCGCGAATGTCTGCAACGAAGGCGCCATCCTTGCCGCTCGGGAGGGGGCCGACCACGTGAGCATCAGCCACCTCGAGCGTTCCATCGACCGCGTGCTCGCTGGAATcgagcaccgcagccgtGCGCTCTCGGATTTCGAAAAGAACGTCGTTGCGCACCACGAGGCGGGCCACGCCGTGGCTGGCTGGTTCCTCCACCGCGCAGACCCACTGATGAAGGTGTCCATCGTCCCACGCGGCGGATCGGCGCTGGGCTACGCGCAGTATCTGCCGAACGAGAACTTCACCCGCACGGCAAAAGAGATTCGCGACTCGATCAGCGTGACGCTCGGCGGGCGAGCGGCGGAGCAGATCTTCTTCAATCATCTCTCCACCGGTGCCTCAGACGACCTCCGCAAGGTGGCCAAGATGGCCTATCAGTACGTCTCGTCTTTCGCCCCGGGCTCCGTCTATCCGCCGCctggcagcaacagcactCGCCTGGTAAAGCCGTTTGGCGTGGACAAGGCGAATGATTTTGATCGGCGTGCGAAAACGCTAGTGGACGAGGTCTACGCAGACACGCTGGCGTTGCTGACGAAGCACAAGGACGACATGAAGAAGCTGGCTGACCATCTTCTCAAGCATGAGCTGCTCACCTACGCGGACGTCGTGCACTACCTCGGCGAGCGTACCACTCGGCAGACCGACAGAAAGAAGGGAGTCTAG